A single Argentina anserina chromosome 7, drPotAnse1.1, whole genome shotgun sequence DNA region contains:
- the LOC126802716 gene encoding uncharacterized protein LOC126802716: protein MGSAPSRELSRSERQDELVKMIPGGAAKVIRRPKTNPDGSNIVTRSNFEFPLKYCATLVKEFCKSMGVDPKQQKYIRNTLRTSCGIDVDLEKVQIGSATSN from the exons ATGGGTTCTGCTCCCTCCCGAG AATTAAGTCGCAGTGAGCGCCAAGATGAGCTAGTCAAGATGATACCAGGTGGCGCTGCCAAGGTTATTCGTCGTCCAAAAAcaaatccagatgggtcaaaCATTGTTACCCGCTCTAATTTTGAGTTTCCcttgaaatattgcgccactcTCGTCAAGGAGTTCTGCAAG TCAATGGGAGTTGATCCAAAACAGCAGAAGTACATTCGTAATACGCTTAGGACCTCTTGTGGTATTGATGTGGACTTGGAAAAGGTACAGATTGGTTCTGCTACTTCAAATTGA